From Alloacidobacterium dinghuense:
CATATTGGCCGTCGAATTTCGCGTTATTGGTCGCGACGAGAATGATGGTAGCTGAGGCCGTTTGCGACGGAGCTGCCTGCGAAGCTGCCGTGACCGTGATCGTTGCGGGGCTGGGCAGGCTTGCGGGCGCGGTGTAAAGGCCGCTCGCCGAAATCGTTCCGCATTGCGCGCCAGAGCAGCCAGCGCCGGTAACACTCCACGTAACCGCGGTGTTCAGACTTCCAATGATGTTTGCGAAGAACTGCTGTTGCGACTTCAGGGCTACCAGAGCGTTGGGCGGGGTAACTGTGATGTTAAGCGGGTGAATAATGGTCACCGACGCCGAATCTGATTTGGTGGCATCGACCGTAGAGGTTGCCGTAATTGTGATTTGCGGAGATGCGGGCACAGTTGCGGGCGCGGTATAAAGCCCAGTGGAAGATAGCGTGCCGCATGCACCACTGCCGCAGCCAGAGCCACTCAATGTCCAGTTCACGGAGGGGTTCGATGTTCCCGTTACAGTCGCGGTGAATTGCTGCTTCGTTCCTACGGCAACCTGCACCTTGGCGGGCGACACGCTTACGGCAATAGTCGGCAAAATCGTTACGACCGCGGTGGCTGTCTTTGTCGAGTCGGCAACAGAGGTTGCTTTGACGCTCACCTGTGCGGGTGTTGGCACGGTTGCTGGAGCAGTATAAAGTCCTACGGAAGAGACTGTTCCGCAAGCGGTACCGGTGCAGCCTGTGCCGCTGACGCTCCAGGTCACGGCGGTATTGGAGGTGCCGCCGGTTACCGTCGCCGTAAACAGCTGGCTTTTGTTGATGGCTAGCTGCACAGTCGTTGGCGATACCTTGATGACGACGGGCGGGAGAATCGTGACTGAGACCGACGCCGACTTCGCGAGGTCCGCGCTCGATGTGGCCGTGACCGTCACTTGCGGTGGCGTGGGTTGCGCGGCAGGCGCGGTATAAAGGCCAGTCGATGTGATCGTGCCGCAGGTAGCGCCGGTGCAACCGATCCCGCTGACACTCCACGCCACGGAAGTATTTGAATTGCCGGTGACCGTGGCAGTGAACTGCTGCGTTTTCCCAGCAATTACCTGGGCAGTCGTGGGAGAAACTTTTATGACGACCCCAGGAACGAGGGTAACGACCGCCGACGCGGATTTTGTGTTGTCTGCGTTGGAGGTAGCCGTAACGGTGACGCTTGCCGGGCTGGGCGGCGTTGCAGGTGCGGTGTACAGTCCGGTAGTCGAGATCGTGCCGCAGGCTGCACCAGAGCAGCCGCTGCCTTTAACAGTCCACGTAACGGCGGTATTCGAAGTATTCGCTACGGATGCAGTGAATTGCTTAGTGTCTCCCGCGAAGACGGATGCGCTTGTCGGCGATATTGTGACGGAGACCGGCAATGTAACAGTTACGGTCGCGGACGCGGACTTCGTGGTGTCTGCTTGCGACGTGGCGGTGACAGTGACGGTTGGCGGGTTAGGCACTGCGGCTGGCGCAGTGTAGAGGCCGGTCGTAGAGATAGTGCCGCAGGTTGCGCCGGAACAGCCGCTGCCTTTGAGGCTCCAGGTCACGGCAGTGTTCGATATGCCAGTCACAGTAGCGGTGAATTGCTGTGTTTTGCCGATCACGATTGTTGCCGCTATCGGAGACACGCTGACCCCGACTGGAGGCAGAATCGTCACGCTGGCTGAGGCGGTCTTTGTTGGATCAGCGTTCGACTTCACCGTTACAGTGACCAGCGCCGGGCTTGGCAGCGTACCAGGCGCCGTATAGAGTCCACTCGACGAGATGGCGCCGCAAGCAGCACCTGTGCAGCCGCTTCCAGTGACGCTCCACGTGACGGATGTATCGGAGGTGTTTTTGACGGTAGCGGTAAATTGTTCCGTCTTACCTGCGATGACTTGCGCTGTCGTCGGGCTGATCGATATTGAGACCCCTGGGAGGATGGTGACGGCGGCAGAGGCGGATTTTGAGGAATCAGCGACGGAGGTCGCTGTGACGGTTACCAGTGCGGGCGAAGGAACGCTGGAAGGCGCGGTGTAGAGTCCGCTGGACGAAACGGTACCACACGAGCTTCCAGTGCAACCGCTGCCGCCAACACTCCAGGTAACAGCTGTATTGGCGGCGTTGGTTACTGTGGCAGTGAATTCCTGCGTCTTACTCACGACCACCTGCGCGCTGGTGGGTGAAATAGATACGGCGACTGGCGGGAGGATGGTCACGGATGCTGCGGCGGACTTGGTGGAATCCGCAACTGAAGTAGCGGTGACTGTGACCTGTGCGGGACTCGGGACAGTTGATGGAGCGGTATAGAGTCCGCTGCTCGAAACGGTACCGCATGCTGCGCCCGAACAGCCGGAACCGCTCACCGACCATGTGACCGCAGTATTTGATGTATTCGATACGGTGGCAGTGAATTGCTGTGTCTTGGCTGCGACCACCTGAGTGGCGGTGGGCGAGATGCTGACGGACACGGGTTTGATTACGGTTACCGTGGCTGAGCCAGACTTCAAAGGATTCGCAACCGATGTTGCGGTTACCGTGACAGTTGCTGGACTTGGGACTGTGGCGGGAGCCAGGTACTCACCAGTGGACGATATTGATCCGCAAGACGCTCCAGAGCAGCCACTACCGGATAAGGTCCAAGTGACATTGGTATTGGAAGAGCCAGTAACATCGGCGGTGAAAAGCTGCTGCTGGCCGGTGACGACATTCGCAGCCAGCGGATTGACGGAGACATTGACATTGAACGCGGTCCCAACAAAAACACTTGCGCTTGCGGATTTCGTGAGGTCGGCGAGAGATGTTGCGGTGACGACAACGATTGGAGGGGTAGGCGCGGTTTGCGGCGCGATATATACTCCGAGCGACGTGATCTGACCGCAGGTGATGCCGCTGCATCCCGAGCCGGAAAGGCTCCAGTTCACGACTGAATTGGTGGTTCCTGAAACGGTCGCAAGGAACTGCAGTTGGCCACCGGGTACGACTTCGCCTGGGTTTGGAGAGATCGATACGGAAACTTGAGCAAAGGCGGCAGTGCAGAAGACTGCAAGAAAAAGTGAGAGCCAAGCGATCCTGAACCAGCGCTTCATGTGCACCCGCTTCAACACATTTGTTGCAGTCATTGCGTGTCGTGAGGACAACCGGGGCCGGGAAAACGAGTCTAAGACTCGGGTTGAATTCCATCATGAAGAATGGGCGGGGTGCAATTGTGCAATTGGCTTAGTCCGATGGGTGAGCCATTGATCCCATTGCTTGCGCTTAGAGAAGAGTCACGATCTTTCAGTCCCTTTTTGTTGCGAACGACGAACGATTTCTTGATTGGGTGGACTTTCTTAACGCTCTGCCGGACCAATTCGAGGCGGTAAGGGAGCGGATGTCAGACCTGCGGATAAATCCGGTCGGCTATATATAGAGGGAGTACTTTGCCAATGGTTAGAGATTTAACTTCAAGGAGCGATCGTCGGATGAGGCGTGCTCAGTTCCTGCAGTTAGCAAAATATTGGGTCAGGCAGCAATGCATTGTGGCAGTTGTTTTTTGCGTGTCCGGGATTTTCGCGTTTCTGGCAACTGTCCGAATCGCTTATGCGCAGGATTCTTCCGCGTGGTCTGCACCGCAGGAAGGAGATTATGTCGCGAAGGACTTTCATTTCAAAGATGGGTCGGCGCTGCCCGAGTTGCGCTTGCACTACATAATTCTGGGCAAACCGCACCGCGACGGGAGTGGTCATGTCGACAATGCAGTGCTCATTTTGCATGGTACGGGCGGAGCGGGCACGCAGTTCCTTGTTCCGCGATTCGCCGGGGTTCTGTTTGTTCCCGGCGGCCTGCTGGATGCGCAGAAGTATTTCATCATTCTTCCTGACGATATCG
This genomic window contains:
- a CDS encoding beta strand repeat-containing protein produces the protein MTATNVLKRVHMKRWFRIAWLSLFLAVFCTAAFAQVSVSISPNPGEVVPGGQLQFLATVSGTTNSVVNWSLSGSGCSGITCGQITSLGVYIAPQTAPTPPIVVVTATSLADLTKSASASVFVGTAFNVNVSVNPLAANVVTGQQQLFTADVTGSSNTNVTWTLSGSGCSGASCGSISSTGEYLAPATVPSPATVTVTATSVANPLKSGSATVTVIKPVSVSISPTATQVVAAKTQQFTATVSNTSNTAVTWSVSGSGCSGAACGTVSSSGLYTAPSTVPSPAQVTVTATSVADSTKSAAASVTILPPVAVSISPTSAQVVVSKTQEFTATVTNAANTAVTWSVGGSGCTGSSCGTVSSSGLYTAPSSVPSPALVTVTATSVADSSKSASAAVTILPGVSISISPTTAQVIAGKTEQFTATVKNTSDTSVTWSVTGSGCTGAACGAISSSGLYTAPGTLPSPALVTVTVKSNADPTKTASASVTILPPVGVSVSPIAATIVIGKTQQFTATVTGISNTAVTWSLKGSGCSGATCGTISTTGLYTAPAAVPNPPTVTVTATSQADTTKSASATVTVTLPVSVTISPTSASVFAGDTKQFTASVANTSNTAVTWTVKGSGCSGAACGTISTTGLYTAPATPPSPASVTVTATSNADNTKSASAVVTLVPGVVIKVSPTTAQVIAGKTQQFTATVTGNSNTSVAWSVSGIGCTGATCGTITSTGLYTAPAAQPTPPQVTVTATSSADLAKSASVSVTILPPVVIKVSPTTVQLAINKSQLFTATVTGGTSNTAVTWSVSGTGCTGTACGTVSSVGLYTAPATVPTPAQVSVKATSVADSTKTATAVVTILPTIAVSVSPAKVQVAVGTKQQFTATVTGTSNPSVNWTLSGSGCGSGACGTLSSTGLYTAPATVPASPQITITATSTVDATKSDSASVTIIHPLNITVTPPNALVALKSQQQFFANIIGSLNTAVTWSVTGAGCSGAQCGTISASGLYTAPASLPSPATITVTAASQAAPSQTASATIILVATNNAKFDGQYAFQFKGFDNNGAYQVTGSFIADGDGNLTSGIEDVNTASGVTPDTSFTGTYQVGGDGRGTMTIVDSLGTSTYQFVLDLLANKGRFIEFDNSGTRGSGVIERQDPTAFSTTALSGSYAINLTGMDVKGKRIGAVGQLFLRSGFIPLGSLDVNDGGVVSPTYGPFNGDYLVLSNGRNGRGTLELNIPGFEGGSFKFALYVVSANEFFIVSIDQLSTSNPLFSGPAEMQTGLPFAPASFTGTTVFNLSGNNGTTTQDIIGQLAFNGPEGLLVTFDQNNGGAITTGIVLTGASSVQITGRGTLNLDNNNGSSTVWVFYAIAPDRAFLLDETTNFVMDGDLEPQTIQPPIVNTDALGTYLLGSGEAVSFTSPLESGTAAFNGKGNATGTIDTSTTSSQTPNQSLLGTYSLSTSLNNGRGTLTLTSPSASTTALWVVSNSEVVGMSLDPSATQPTILHFEQ